Within the Thermosynechococcus sichuanensis E542 genome, the region TCTGGGGGTTCCTCTTGCCCGGGGGTTAGGCAGTTCAGCGACAGCAATCATTGGTGGCTTGGTGGGAGCCAATCGGCTGGCGGGCTTTCCCCTCAGTCATCACGAGGTCTTGGAATTGGCAATTGAAATGGAAGGCCACCCGGATAATGTGGTGCCTGCGTTGCTCGGGGGCTGTCGTCTAGCTGTCCAAGAAACCACAGGGGGATGGCATTGGCTGGAGATTCCTTGGGATCAGGATGTGGTGCCGATTGTGGCGATTCCAGACTTTGAGCTAGCCACAGAGACAGCGCGGCAAGTGCTGCCCCCCCACTGTACCTATGGTGATGCGGTTTTTAATATCAGTCACCTTGGCGCTTTGCTGCGGGGCTTGGAAACGGGGCAACGGGAGTGGCTGCAATTAGCGTTGGGCGATCGCCTGCATCAACCCTACCGCCAAAGCTTAATCAAAGGCTATGCCGATCTCCATAGGGCAGCTCTTGAGGCGGGTGCCCATGGTCTAGTGATTAGTGGGGCAGGCCCCACCCTCTTGGCTCTTGGGGATCCCGTTACCGCTTCTGCCATTGCCACTGCCCTCAAGGAGACTTGGGCAAGGTTTGACGTGCAGGCACGGGTCGAGGTTCTGGCCATTCAACGCCAAGGAACAACGGTGCGCGATCGCTAGAATGCTTCCCTGCTGCTAGGAGGTGATTGGATGAGTCAAGAACAGGAGAATCTGACAACGGAAGTGATTCAACGCCTGCGCCGCAAAGAGGGAACTTGGCAGGATTGGGGGGCAGGATGCCAGCAACTGCAAAAACAGGGGCTATCTCCCCAAGCGATTTTTGAGGCTACGGGCATTGAACCCATCCACCAAAACCAACTGATCATTGCCCTGCAAGTCAGTCAGAGCCTACGGGAAGCCCCTGAATCCGTGCGTGCCTATTTTCAAACGCGGGGCAGCGATCTGCTCTATGAACTGCGGGTCTTGTCAGCTAGCGATCGCCTTGCAGCAGCCACACTCATTGTCGAGAAACAACTGGATGTCACTGCTGTTCATGAGGTCTGCCGTGCCCTCAAGGCCGTGAGCTATCAAAAGGATGACAGTGAAGGCTTTGGTGACAGCATTGGCGATCGCATTGGTCGCTACTATTGGCAACTGGCGCGGCAGCAACGCGATTTGGCCCAGCGATCGCGCCTCATTGCTCAGGGCTTTCGCTTTGTTGAATCCGCCACAGGTCGCCAAGCCCTTGAAAAACTGCTGACGGACTTTACCGTGGTTCCCGCTGCTAGTCAACCCCGACTCCCCCTTTACCGCCTAGATGCCGCTGAAGATCTGCCCTACCTCGTTCCTGTAGCAGGAATAGCTCCCCTCACTGCCGCAGCGTTTAATCAAGTGCCCCAGTTAAGTTCTACGGGCGCCTTTCAATTCGTCTCTGTCCCCCAACCCATGACCCTAGTGGCTCTCCCCAGTTGGCAGGTTCTCCTGAATGCGGTTGATCCAGTCGCGGTACTTTGGCCGGTGGCAGACTTACCCACGGAATTACCGCCAACCCCTGAGGGACTCCCCATTGAACAAGTACTTTTAATTGTGGATCGTGGGCTGCCAGAATGGGATCGCGATCGCTATCTCCTGATTGCACCTGCGGCCAGCGATACTGTCCAACTGGCTTGGTTTCCTGAACCGCCTACAGTCTCAATTCTTGGCCAGCTCCTGCTGGTTCTGCGCCCCCCGCAAGTGCTGGATGAGAGTATCAACAAGGAACTCTGGTTCTTTGAAGAATAGCTTAACTTTAGGCGAGATTAACCACAACACCTAGGGCACTACCACTCCCCAAACTGTAATCTGCCAAGGCTAATCGCACAGGCTGTTGGGGTGCCTTCAGATTCACCACGACAAGGGTCTGATCCACCAATCCCGACCAAAGCTTAGCATCGGCAAAGTTGGTTAAGGGTGGCGTATCCACAACCACCAGATCAAAGTAGTTTTTGAGGTGAGCCATGAATTGCTTGATGGTGTCTTGGCTGAGGAGCCGCATCGGCTGTTGCCGTAACTCCCCGGCAGTTAAAATTGCGAGGCCGCGCCGCGCCTGAGCAACGCTATACCAGTGCCGCCGGTGAATCAACCAATCCGCCAAGCCCTGTTCATTGGTAAGGCCGAGATAGCGGTGAATCTGGGGTCGCCGTAAATCCCCATCAATCAGCAGAACGCGCCGACCCGTGCCTGCGGCAGCAAGGGCAAGATTAAGGGCAACGGTGGTGCGCCCATCGGTAGGTAGAGCGGAAATCACGGCTAAGGAATGCCCTAAACCCACAGCTTGGAGGTTGGCGAACACATGGTGAAAGGCTTCCTGCAACTTTACCCATTCCCCGACGGCGGGCAGCACTTGGGTCACCTGCCACAGCCCTGAATTGCCCTTCACTACCCGCTCTAAGCGGAGATTGGTTTGGGGGGTTGCCTTGGGAATTTTGCCCAAGAGGGGTAACCCTAGGGCCTCTTCCACCTGCGCTGGACTGACAAACGTATTAGCCGCAGCATCTGCTAGATAAATGGCCACAACCCCCAAGACAAGGCTGGCGATCGCCCCCAGCACCAGCAGCAGTAATCGCGGAAACGTAGGCTGAACGGCGGGATTTTCTAGATCCGTCAACACCTGCCAAGCAAAGTTATTTTGCGCCAGTTGCAGTTGCACTGCCTGTCGGGCTTGGTTGAGCATCTCTAGGGAGAGATTGGCCATCCGAATCTGATTTTCAAGGCGATCAATCGCGGG harbors:
- the thrB gene encoding homoserine kinase, whose product is MMTVVTVPATTANLGPGFDCLGVALTLTNTFTFSLSDRPHVSVRGTEAAAVSSSSDNLAYRAYSRFYQYLGREAPPVYLEIDLGVPLARGLGSSATAIIGGLVGANRLAGFPLSHHEVLELAIEMEGHPDNVVPALLGGCRLAVQETTGGWHWLEIPWDQDVVPIVAIPDFELATETARQVLPPHCTYGDAVFNISHLGALLRGLETGQREWLQLALGDRLHQPYRQSLIKGYADLHRAALEAGAHGLVISGAGPTLLALGDPVTASAIATALKETWARFDVQARVEVLAIQRQGTTVRDR
- a CDS encoding RuBisCO accumulation factor 1, yielding MSQEQENLTTEVIQRLRRKEGTWQDWGAGCQQLQKQGLSPQAIFEATGIEPIHQNQLIIALQVSQSLREAPESVRAYFQTRGSDLLYELRVLSASDRLAAATLIVEKQLDVTAVHEVCRALKAVSYQKDDSEGFGDSIGDRIGRYYWQLARQQRDLAQRSRLIAQGFRFVESATGRQALEKLLTDFTVVPAASQPRLPLYRLDAAEDLPYLVPVAGIAPLTAAAFNQVPQLSSTGAFQFVSVPQPMTLVALPSWQVLLNAVDPVAVLWPVADLPTELPPTPEGLPIEQVLLIVDRGLPEWDRDRYLLIAPAASDTVQLAWFPEPPTVSILGQLLLVLRPPQVLDESINKELWFFEE